A region of Candidatus Deferrimicrobium sp. DNA encodes the following proteins:
- the msbA gene encoding lipid A export permease/ATP-binding protein MsbA — protein sequence MSLYRRMLEYTRPYVLRLLLAMVVMVVVSALSGSTAFLVKPILDDIFIRKDAAQLTYIPLLVLAIYLARGGLEFTQSYLMAGVGQRVVRDIREHLYRHMQSLSLSFYLKHPTGVLMSRVLNDVGLMQSAITDAATGLIKDIFTAAFLVFVVFYRDWKLALIALVVFPLAFWPIARFGRKLRRTSVQAQEITGGLSSHLQETISGAKLVKSFGAESYETERFSTRNNELFRLSMKVVKVQAMTSPLSEMFAGVGAAAVIYYGGYSVVNGHSTPGNFFSFITALFMLYEPVKRLSRINNVVQQGLAAGGRVFEVIDTLPDVSEAENAGTLAPIRKEISFERVDFRYAPGGETVLKGIDFRVPVGTMVAIVGSSGAGKTTLVDLIPRFYDPQEGVIRIDGVDVRNVTLTSLREQIGIVSQHTVLFNDTVRNNIAYGMPAAPMEKVVEAARRANANLFIERMPEGYDTVVGEQGLRLSGGERQRLAIARALLKDAPVLILDEATSALDTESEHVVQEALDALMRGRTTFVIAHRLSTVRNADVIFVVEDGRIVERGRHEELLSRESRYRSFYLKQFEERKAVLPDGETGTR from the coding sequence ATGAGCCTGTACCGACGGATGCTCGAGTACACACGGCCATACGTCCTGAGACTCCTCCTCGCGATGGTCGTGATGGTCGTCGTGTCGGCCCTCAGCGGGTCCACCGCTTTCCTCGTGAAACCGATCCTCGACGACATCTTTATCCGGAAGGATGCGGCCCAACTGACGTACATCCCCCTGCTGGTTCTTGCGATCTACCTCGCACGCGGCGGGCTCGAGTTCACCCAGAGCTACCTGATGGCCGGGGTCGGGCAGCGGGTGGTGCGGGACATCCGGGAGCACCTGTACCGCCACATGCAGTCGCTTTCGCTCTCGTTTTACCTGAAGCACCCCACCGGGGTGTTGATGTCCCGCGTCCTGAACGACGTCGGCCTGATGCAGAGCGCGATCACCGATGCCGCCACCGGGCTCATCAAGGACATCTTCACCGCGGCGTTTCTCGTCTTCGTCGTCTTCTACCGGGACTGGAAGCTCGCGCTCATCGCCCTGGTCGTCTTCCCTCTCGCCTTCTGGCCGATCGCCCGGTTTGGCCGGAAGCTGCGGCGCACGAGCGTCCAGGCCCAGGAGATCACGGGGGGCCTCTCGTCCCACCTGCAGGAGACGATCAGCGGGGCGAAGCTGGTGAAGTCGTTCGGGGCCGAATCCTACGAGACGGAGCGGTTCTCCACGAGGAACAACGAACTGTTCCGCCTCAGCATGAAAGTCGTGAAGGTGCAGGCGATGACCTCCCCGCTCTCCGAGATGTTCGCCGGCGTCGGGGCGGCGGCGGTCATCTACTACGGCGGCTACAGCGTGGTGAACGGCCACAGCACGCCCGGAAACTTCTTCTCCTTCATCACCGCGCTGTTCATGCTCTACGAGCCCGTGAAGCGTCTCTCCCGGATCAACAACGTCGTACAGCAGGGGCTCGCCGCCGGGGGCCGCGTCTTCGAGGTGATCGACACGCTGCCGGACGTGAGCGAGGCGGAGAACGCGGGTACGCTCGCGCCGATCCGGAAGGAGATCTCCTTCGAGCGCGTAGATTTCCGGTACGCCCCGGGGGGGGAAACCGTCCTGAAGGGGATCGACTTCCGTGTCCCGGTCGGGACGATGGTCGCCATCGTCGGCTCCAGCGGGGCGGGGAAAACCACGCTGGTCGACCTCATCCCGCGGTTCTACGACCCGCAGGAAGGAGTGATCCGGATCGACGGCGTCGACGTCCGGAACGTCACGCTTACTTCCCTTCGCGAGCAGATCGGGATCGTAAGCCAGCACACGGTGCTCTTCAACGACACGGTCCGGAACAACATCGCCTACGGGATGCCCGCCGCCCCGATGGAGAAGGTCGTCGAGGCGGCCCGTCGCGCCAACGCGAACCTGTTCATCGAACGGATGCCCGAAGGGTACGATACGGTCGTGGGGGAGCAGGGGCTGCGGCTCTCCGGGGGGGAGCGCCAGCGGCTCGCGATCGCCCGGGCGCTCCTGAAGGACGCCCCGGTGCTCATCCTCGACGAGGCGACCTCCGCGCTCGACACCGAATCGGAGCACGTCGTGCAGGAGGCGCTGGACGCCCTCATGCGCGGGCGCACGACCTTCGTCATCGCCCATCGTCTCTCCACGGTCCGCAATGCGGACGTGATCTTCGTGGTCGAGGACGGGCGTATCGTCGAGCGAGGGCGGCACGAGGAACTTCTCTCCCGAGAGTCCCGCTACAGGTCCTTCTACCTGAAGCAGTTCGAGGAGCGGAAGGCCGTTCTCCCGGATGGCGAAACGGGAACGCGCTAA
- the lpxK gene encoding tetraacyldisaccharide 4'-kinase: MILGAAARVRRILSSAGLLPVSQLPRPVVSVGNLVMGGAGKTPHVIHMARWLTGQGRRVGILSRGYGRKSRGVRWVSDGEGLIVAAAEGGDEPVLIARSLPGIPVVVGESRAAAGRELLSRRSVDLFLLDDGFQHLSLRRDVDLLLVECGRGLGNRRTAPLGPLREPPSHARFADALVITKCPDADSGARTARSVPFPEGRPRAFSRLSPVGIVGRNGLPSKETAVGHAVIAFSGLARNAQFRDTLEAAGFQVKGFLPFPDHHVYVREDLDRIAREAAGLPAITTEKDLVRLPDDVPLNVCALRVEVEYLYGWEEISRMILERLEGGSRA, encoded by the coding sequence ATGATCCTCGGAGCCGCCGCCCGGGTGCGGCGCATCCTTTCCTCCGCGGGTCTCCTCCCGGTGTCGCAGCTTCCTCGGCCGGTCGTAAGCGTCGGGAACCTCGTGATGGGCGGCGCGGGAAAGACGCCCCACGTCATCCACATGGCGCGGTGGCTCACCGGGCAAGGGCGGCGGGTCGGGATCCTGTCTCGCGGGTACGGACGGAAAAGCCGCGGCGTCCGGTGGGTGTCCGACGGGGAAGGGCTGATTGTCGCTGCGGCCGAAGGTGGGGACGAGCCGGTGCTGATCGCGCGCTCCCTGCCCGGGATCCCGGTCGTCGTGGGCGAGTCCCGTGCCGCCGCGGGCCGGGAACTCCTGTCCAGGCGGTCCGTGGACCTGTTCCTCCTCGACGACGGGTTCCAGCACCTTTCCCTGCGGCGCGACGTCGACCTGCTCCTTGTCGAATGCGGCCGGGGGCTCGGGAACCGGAGGACGGCGCCGCTGGGCCCGCTGCGGGAGCCGCCGTCCCACGCGCGGTTCGCGGACGCGTTGGTGATCACCAAATGTCCCGACGCGGATTCCGGGGCCCGGACCGCGCGGTCCGTCCCATTTCCTGAAGGGCGTCCCAGGGCCTTTTCGCGCCTGTCGCCTGTCGGGATCGTGGGGCGGAACGGGCTGCCGTCGAAGGAAACCGCGGTCGGGCACGCCGTGATCGCGTTCTCCGGACTGGCCAGGAACGCGCAGTTCCGTGACACCCTGGAGGCGGCCGGGTTCCAGGTCAAGGGATTCCTCCCGTTTCCGGACCATCACGTTTACGTCCGGGAGGACCTCGATCGGATCGCCCGGGAGGCCGCCGGCCTTCCCGCGATCACGACGGAGAAGGACCTGGTCCGTCTCCCCGACGACGTCCCGTTGAACGTTTGCGCGCTTCGCGTGGAGGTGGAGTACCTTTACGGGTGGGAGGAGATCTCCCGGATGATCCTCGAACGGCTGGAGGGAGGCTCCCGGGCGTGA
- a CDS encoding 3-deoxy-D-manno-octulosonic acid transferase, producing MGRPFLPGSPGHLLYNLLLGTGLLVGAPVWIPWVLLSRKRRKNLPDRIGLRGAPRQSTVDGHPTVWVHAVSVGETLAAVPLLRLLRRRVPDARLLVSSVTLTGRETAIKSLSGVADEGFFFPIDLPGLCGRYLDRVRPDVVVIVETEIWPNFIAACACRGIPVVIVNGRLSKRSFAGYMRFRWFFAPILRTLRTISAQTAEDAERFAALGAPREIVTVGGNLKFDVSPPESGASPLSGLLLREKAAGATWIVAGSTHDGEEAQLLGAFLSAREGNPSIRLLLAPRHPERFDAVEALIRREGVSLVRRTAIPEEAEHLPETVLLLDTVGDLSGAYAAADLAFVGGSLVPKGGHNVLEPAWHGVPTIVGPHMENFREIADAFLAGDALIRVAGEEELLDRLRRFAADPDIFRETGLRAKELLETFRGASEASTDAVLSAIPGREARR from the coding sequence ATGGGCCGCCCGTTCCTCCCCGGGAGCCCGGGACACCTTCTCTACAACCTTCTTCTCGGGACGGGGCTGCTCGTCGGCGCACCCGTCTGGATCCCGTGGGTCCTCCTTTCGCGGAAGCGCAGGAAGAACCTGCCGGACCGGATCGGACTGCGTGGCGCCCCCCGGCAATCGACCGTCGACGGCCACCCGACCGTCTGGGTCCACGCGGTATCCGTGGGGGAGACCCTTGCCGCTGTCCCTCTCCTTCGACTGCTGCGAAGGCGCGTCCCCGACGCCCGGCTCCTCGTTTCGAGCGTGACGCTCACCGGGAGGGAGACGGCGATCAAATCCCTTTCCGGCGTCGCCGACGAAGGATTCTTCTTTCCGATCGACCTTCCGGGGCTCTGCGGGCGGTACCTCGACCGTGTCCGGCCGGACGTCGTGGTGATCGTGGAGACCGAGATCTGGCCCAATTTCATCGCAGCGTGCGCGTGCCGAGGGATTCCCGTAGTGATCGTCAACGGCCGGTTGTCGAAGCGCTCGTTCGCCGGGTACATGCGGTTCCGATGGTTCTTCGCCCCCATACTCCGGACGCTTCGGACGATCTCGGCCCAAACGGCCGAGGACGCGGAACGGTTCGCCGCGCTGGGGGCCCCGAGGGAGATCGTCACCGTGGGAGGGAACCTGAAGTTCGACGTTTCCCCCCCCGAATCCGGGGCGTCGCCGCTTTCCGGCCTGCTCTTGCGGGAGAAGGCCGCGGGAGCCACGTGGATCGTCGCCGGTTCGACGCACGACGGCGAGGAGGCGCAGCTCCTGGGGGCATTCCTCTCGGCGCGGGAAGGGAACCCGTCGATCCGGCTCCTCCTCGCCCCGCGCCACCCGGAGCGATTCGACGCGGTCGAGGCCCTGATCCGGCGCGAGGGTGTTTCCCTGGTGCGCCGCACGGCGATCCCCGAAGAGGCGGAACATCTCCCGGAAACGGTTTTGCTGCTCGACACGGTGGGCGATCTTTCGGGCGCATACGCCGCGGCCGACCTCGCGTTCGTCGGAGGGAGCCTCGTTCCGAAGGGGGGGCATAACGTCCTCGAGCCGGCGTGGCACGGCGTGCCGACGATCGTCGGCCCCCACATGGAGAATTTCCGGGAGATCGCGGACGCGTTCCTTGCCGGCGATGCCCTGATCCGTGTCGCGGGGGAGGAGGAGCTGCTGGATCGGTTGAGGCGATTCGCCGCGGATCCCGACATCTTCCGCGAGACCGGCCTGCGTGCGAAGGAGCTTCTCGAAACGTTCCGCGGCGCCTCCGAGGCGTCCACGGACGCGGTCCTGTCGGCGATTCCGGGCCGCGAGGCGCGGAGATGA
- the lpxB gene encoding lipid-A-disaccharide synthase, with amino-acid sequence MPKTLFLVCGEPSGEAYAARVARAFRSRFPGVPMEGIGSALLASEEVRLLRDYGDISVIGVTEALRRLPSIRGALSAATERVSRPDIGAVLLVDFPDFNFRVGKTAARNGIPVIYYIPPQVWAWRPGRAKTLARFTKGAVVLFPFEVEFLRASGVNAVFAGHPILDEISPYLDAPPDPARFGIPLGKRGIGLLPGSRPGEVAAHLPILLSAARLLLHRFPDLHFALPVARPSLREAIAREVAGSGLPVTLVDGARQLLFRGLEAAMAVSGTVTLELALLGTPAVIVYRTSWLSYRVARSLARVDCIGLPNIASGEKFLPELIQDDCTPSRIAFAAGEILSDPECRERLRAKGLSLRDRLRGPGPTEAVVSMLEKEAAGAWA; translated from the coding sequence ATGCCGAAAACCTTGTTCCTCGTCTGCGGGGAGCCTTCCGGGGAAGCGTACGCCGCGCGGGTGGCCCGCGCGTTCCGGAGCCGGTTCCCTGGCGTCCCGATGGAGGGGATCGGAAGCGCGCTTCTCGCGTCGGAGGAGGTGAGGCTCCTGAGGGATTACGGCGACATCTCCGTCATCGGCGTCACGGAAGCGTTGCGGCGCCTTCCTTCGATCCGGGGGGCCCTTTCCGCGGCCACGGAGCGGGTAAGCCGACCCGACATCGGCGCCGTGCTGCTCGTCGATTTCCCCGACTTCAACTTCCGGGTGGGGAAGACCGCCGCGCGGAACGGGATCCCCGTGATCTATTACATCCCCCCGCAGGTGTGGGCCTGGCGCCCCGGCCGGGCGAAAACCCTCGCCCGGTTCACGAAGGGCGCGGTCGTCCTGTTTCCCTTCGAGGTGGAGTTCCTTCGCGCGAGCGGCGTCAACGCCGTCTTCGCAGGGCATCCGATCCTCGACGAGATCTCCCCGTACCTCGACGCGCCTCCCGATCCGGCGCGGTTCGGGATCCCACTGGGAAAGCGCGGGATCGGCCTTCTACCGGGGAGCCGGCCGGGGGAAGTGGCCGCGCACCTTCCGATCCTTCTCTCGGCCGCACGCCTCCTCCTTCACCGGTTTCCGGACCTCCACTTCGCCCTGCCCGTGGCGAGACCGTCTCTCCGGGAGGCGATCGCGCGCGAGGTCGCCGGGTCGGGTCTTCCCGTCACGCTGGTGGACGGGGCGCGACAACTCCTCTTCCGGGGGCTGGAAGCCGCGATGGCGGTTTCGGGAACCGTCACGCTCGAGCTTGCGCTGCTCGGCACGCCGGCGGTCATCGTCTACCGGACCTCCTGGTTGAGCTACCGGGTCGCGCGCAGCCTGGCGAGGGTCGACTGCATCGGTCTTCCCAATATCGCCTCGGGAGAGAAGTTCCTTCCGGAATTGATCCAGGACGACTGCACCCCGTCGCGAATCGCCTTCGCGGCGGGGGAGATCCTGTCCGACCCGGAGTGCAGAGAGCGCCTGCGCGCGAAGGGGCTCTCCCTGCGGGACCGGCTTCGCGGGCCGGGACCCACGGAAGCGGTCGTTTCGATGCTTGAGAAAGAGGCGGCGGGAGCGTGGGCATGA